In Dromaius novaehollandiae isolate bDroNov1 chromosome 3, bDroNov1.hap1, whole genome shotgun sequence, the following are encoded in one genomic region:
- the SLC3A1 gene encoding amino acid transporter heavy chain SLC3A1: MCTELQDWYSGTLPCCSKTPPGQDIPIKMGDEEAKSLPIELSEKGGMENNGFVQNETFDEKEINASSQEEMPKTCVVGVNRVAPEEPVLEPYAGMPKEVLLKFSTQALYRVTREILFWLIIASAVLLVCATITIIALSPKCLDWWQAGPIYQIYPRSFKDSDMDGNGDLQGIQEKLDYIVYLNIKTIWITSFYKSPLKDLGYGAEDFYDVDPMFGSMSDFEKLLAAIHDRGLKLIMDLIPNHTSNKHRWFQLSRNRTGKYTDYYIWHDCAQAEGLVTPPNNWVSVYGNSSWQFDDVRNQCYFHQFGKEQPDLNFRNLAVQQEIHDIIKFWLDKGIDGFSFSTVKFLLEATHLRDEPQVNKSQNPEDITAYSQLYHDYTTTQVGMHDILRSFRQTMEQFSSEPGRYRFMSSDADDGEDTEATMMYYGTSFVEEADFPFNFYLINLKNLSGNSIFEAVTLWMKNMPEGKWPNWAVGNPNSARISSRVGKEYVNVINMLLLTLPGTPITYYGEEIGMENIVSEEVTFPEKSPMQWDGKLNAGFTEGNSSWLPVNPDYQSVNVEIQKTWSNSSLNLYRELTSLRNNELPIYRGWMCYIWNDSNVFVYVRELDGLKRVFMMVLNFGQESTIDLKAIVPNLPSEAFIRLSTNISNAGKAVNTEIIKTEMGEGLVLEYKTEKPVHTMEAFQENCFVAEKACYSSAFNLLYVNC; the protein is encoded by the exons ATGTGCACTGAATTGCAGGATTG GTATTCTGGCACCCTTCCTTGCTGCAGCAAGACTCCCCCAGGACAAGACATACCAATTAAAATGGGTGATGAGGAAGCTAAGAGCTTACCTATAGAGCTGAGCGAGAAAGGAGGTATGGAGAACAATGGATTTGTTCAGAATGAGACTTTTGATGAGAAGGAGATCAATGCCAGTAGCCAAGAAGAAATGCCGAAAACGTGCGTTGTTGGTGTGAACCGTGTGGCTCCAGAGGAGCCAGTTTTGGAGCCATATGCCGGGATGCCAAAGGAAGTCTTGCTGAAGTTCTCCACTCAAGCCCTGTACAGAGTCACCAGAGAGATTCTCTTCTGGCTTATAATTGCCTCTGCAGTCCTGCTGGTGTGTGCTACCATTACAATTATTGCTCTGTCTCCCAAGTGCCTTGACTGGTGGCAGGCTGGTCCTATTTACCAGATCTATCCTCGTTCTTTTAAGGATAGCGACATGGATGGGAATGGTGATCTGCAAG gtaTCCAAGAAAAACTGGACTATATTGTGTATTTGAATATAAAAACCATCTGGATCACTTCTTTCTATAAGTCCCCCTTAAAAGACCTTGGATATGGAGCTGAAGATTTCTATGATGTTGACCCCATGTTTGGGTCAATGAGTGATTTCGAGAAGCTGCTTGCAGCTATACATGATAGAG GGTTGAAGCTGATAATGGATTTAATCCCAAACCACACAAGCAACAAACACAGATGGTTTCAGCTGAGTCGCAATCGCACGGGAAAGTACACCGACTACTACATCTGGCATGACTGCGCGCAGGCTGAGGGCTTGGTCACTCCTCCAAACAACTGG GTGAGCGTCTATGGGAATTCCAGCTGGCAGTTTGACGATGTGAGAAACCAATGTTATTTTCATCAGTTTGGGAAAGAACAGCCAGACTTAAATTTTCGCAACCTTGCTGTTCAACAAGAAATCCAT GATATTATCAAATTTTGGCTTGACAAAGGAATCGATGGATTTAGTTTCAGCACTGTTAAATTTCTTCTGGAAGCAACGCATCTGAGAGATGAGCCTCAAGTGAACAAGTCCCAGAATCCA GAGGACATCACAGCCTATTCCCAGCTCTACCATGACTACACAACCACACAAGTTGGTATGCATGATATCCTCCGTAGCTTCCGCCAAACCATGGAGCAATTCAGCAGTGAACCTGGCCGATACAG GTTTATGAGTTCTGATGCTGATGACGGGGAAGACACTGAAGCAACAATGATGTATTATGGAACATCTTTTGTCGAAGAAGCAGATTTCCCCTTCAATTTCTACCTAATTAACTTGAAAAATCTATCGGGTAACAGTATTTTTGAAGCTGTCACCTTGTGGATGAAAAACATGCCTGAAGGAAAATGGCCAAACTGGGCG GTTGGAAACCCTAACAGTGCTCGGATTTCATCTCGGGTTGGAAAGGAGTACGTCAATGTTATAAACATGCTTCTTTTAACCCTTCCTGGTACTCCTATAACTTACTATGGTGAAGAAATAGGAATGGAAAATATTGTATCAGAAGAA gtgACCTTTCCAGAGAAATCCCCCATGCAGTGGGATGGCAAACTTAATGCTGGCTTTACTGAAGGCAACAGTAGCTGGTTACCTGTTAATCCTGACTATCAAAGTGTAAATGTTGAA ATTCAGAAGACTTGGTCCAACTCAAGCCTGAATTTGTACAGAGAGCTAACTTCACTTCGCAACAATGAACTACCCATTTATCGTGGGTGGATGTGCTACATCTGGAATGATAGTAATGTTTTTGTGTATGTGAGGGAATTAGATGGGTTAAAAAGAGTCTTTATGATGGTTCTCAATTTTGGACAGGAGTCAACAATAGACCTGAAAGCTATAGTTCCTAACCTCCCATCTGAAGCTTTTATAAGACTAAGTACTAATATTAGCAATGCTGGTAAAGCTGTcaatactgaaataattaaaactgaaatgGGAGAAGGCCTGGTCCTtgaatataaaacagaaaagccTGTTCATACTATGGAAGCTTTTCAAGAAAATTGTTTTGTGGCAGAGAAAGCATGTTATTCCAGTGCCTTCAATTTACTCTACGTGAACTGTTAA